In Carya illinoinensis cultivar Pawnee chromosome 10, C.illinoinensisPawnee_v1, whole genome shotgun sequence, one DNA window encodes the following:
- the LOC122278074 gene encoding uncharacterized protein LOC122278074, whose protein sequence is MASKLLLVVVFVLDLIAFALAVAAEQRRTKGKQTTNATRNYCVYDSDIATGLGVGSFLFLMASQILIAVASRCLCCGKALRPSAPRAWAICLFITCWVTFIIAEACLLAGSVRNAYHTKYTTKLTDNPPSCETLRRGIFGAGAAFVVLTGVISELYYVSYSKANDDHRSSYARDTGVRMGNL, encoded by the exons ATGGCTTCCAAGCTGTTACTCGTCGTGGTGTTCGTTTTGGATCTGATAGCTTTTGCTCTTGCTGTTGCTGCTGAGCAGAGAAGGACCAAA GGCAAGCAAACTACAAATGCGACACGCAATTATTGTGTCTATGATTCTGACATTGCAACTGGCTTAGGGGTTGGTTCATTCCTGTTCCTAATGGCCAGTCAAATCCTGATAGCGGTGGCAAGTCGTTGCTTGTGCTGCGGGAAAGCTTTGAGACCAAGTGCTCCAAGGGCATGGGCAATATGCTTATTCATCACCTGCTG GGTGACATTTATCATTGCCGAGGCGTGCTTGCTGGCTGGTTCTGTGAGGAATGCCTACCACACCAAATACACGACTAAATTGACAGACAACCCCCCTTCATGCGAGACGTTGAGAAGAGGGATCTTCGGTGCAGGGGCCGCTTTTGTGGTCTTAACAGGCGTAATCTCTGAGCTTTATTATGTTAGCTATTCCAAGGCCAACGATGATCATAGGTCTTCCTATGCCAGGGACACTGGTGTGAGGATGGGGAACCTATAG
- the LOC122280070 gene encoding dof zinc finger protein 4-like yields MGLSSKQVSGDRLDHWSQTLLEAQTLELPKPPPIRRQQQQQQSEPLKCPRCDSTNTKFCYYNNYNQSQPRHFCRTCKRHWTKGGTLRNVPVGGGRKNNKRLKKSTTSGSTSTNSSGIAATTATKNSDANNRLKMHMTFQAQQQMQNLPLSNIDGQKRKISDIFHQALLRPPSFPPQNNLISCSNLESNNFSGNNIYLDSTPRPPLDQNQHFPFSSSSSFNTNPCSISTSFQSSNVIHNYTEELKTMEEPTITNIMGKTSSTAIQPWQIPTTSSGMDTSSYWNWDDINTFTSTDLNLPWDDFEIKP; encoded by the coding sequence ATGGGTTTGAGTTCTAAGCAGGTTTCTGGTGATAGGCTTGATCATTGGAGCCAGACCTTGTTGGAGGCTCAAACTTTAGAGCTCCCAAAGCCTCCTCCGATAAGGcgacagcagcagcagcaacaatcCGAGCCGTTAAAGTGTCCAAGGTGCGATTCAACAAACACCAAGTTCTGTTACTACAACAACTATAACCAGTCCCAGCCACGGCATTTCTGCAGAACTTGTAAAAGGCATTGGACCAAGGGTGGAACTCTCCGCAACGTTCCTGTTGGAGGCGGCCGCAAGAATAATAAGAGGCTGAAAAAATCAACAACTTCTGGCTCCACCAGTACCAACTCCAGCGGTATTGCAGCCACCACAGCCACCAAGAACAGCGATGCCAATAATAGGCTCAAGATGCACATGACATTTCAAGCTCAGCAGCAGATGCAGAATCTTCCGCTTTCAAATATTGATGGTCAGAAACGCAAAATATCTGATATCTTCCACCAGGCTTTGCTTCGTCCACCATCTTTTCCGCCACAAAATAACTTGATCAGCTGCAGCAACTTGGAGAGCAATAATTTCAGTGGCAACAACATATATTTGGACTCAACTCCGCGTCCTCCTCTAGACCAAAACCAACACTTTCCCTTCTCAAGTTCAAGCTCTTTTAACACAAACCCATGTTCAATTTCAACCTCTTTCCAGTCCTCAAATGTAATTCATAACTACACTGAAGAGTTGAAAACCATGGAGGAGCCAACCATTACCAACATCATGGGCAAAACAAGCAGCACCGCCATTCAACCATGGCAAATACCTACAACAAGCAGTGGCATGGATACGTCATCTTACTGGAATTGGGATGACATTAATACCTTTACCTCTACTGATCTCAATCTACCTTGGGATGATTTTGAAATCAAACCATAA